A genomic window from Vitis riparia cultivar Riparia Gloire de Montpellier isolate 1030 chromosome 18, EGFV_Vit.rip_1.0, whole genome shotgun sequence includes:
- the LOC117905516 gene encoding uncharacterized protein LOC117905516 gives MGNDMLLCKVFLASLKGQALSWFHRLPVNSIDNFRDLFEVFVGQYLCSARHKQNISTLQNLKMQENETLREFVKRFGQAVLQVESYSMDAILQIFKRSICPGTPFFESLAKKPPTTMDELFRHANKYSMLEDDIRAAAQPIMVTGQATKNEATKSFKTPSHPGTSNRRQDERRPPFVQTPLTKSYVKLLPIIRNLLEFRWPVPIPSNPSERDRNKRCEYHKDHGHMTEACISLRYMVEDLLKAGHLKQYIRTVPQGEESPRNRGTRAPAAPVRAMINCIYGGPLDDEYSSKRKRQRLLRAATVREHVSSIRPRLANGSTHPIDGTIVFPAIDPTRVLQPHRDALVLTIGVGDYDVKRIPIDLGSSADLL, from the coding sequence ATGGGGAATGATATGCTGTTATGCAAGGTTTTCCTAGCCAGTCTGAAAGGCCAGGCTCTTTCATGGTTCCACCGACTGCCCGTAAACTCGATTGACAATTTTCGGGATTTGTTCGAGGTCTTCGTAGGGCAATACTTATGCTCAGCCAGACATAAGCAGAATATCAGCACCCTGCAAAACctcaaaatgcaagaaaatgaaactttGAGAGAGTTCGTTAAGCGCTTCGGACAAGCTGTTCTACAAGTCGAATCGTACAGCATGGACGCAATTCTCCAAATTTTTAAGCGAAGCATATGCCCAGGGACCCCCTTCTTCGAGTCCCTCGCTAAAAAACCTCCCACAACCATGGACGAGTTATTCCGGCATGCGAATAAATACTCCATGCTAGAGGACGACATCCGTGCCGCTGCACAGCCAATCATGGTAACTGGCCAAGCCACTAAAAACGAAGCCACCAAAAGCTTTAAAACACCCAGCCATCCTGGGACATCCAACCGGAGGCAAGACGAGCGGCGCCCACCATTCGTTCAAACACCTCTCACCAAGTCATACGTAAAACTGCTTCCTATAATCCGCAATCTGCTCGAATTCAGATGGCCAGTGCCAATACCATCTAACCCCTCAGAAAGGGACCGCAACAAAAGATGTGAATACCACAAAGATCACGGGCACATGACTGAAGCATGCATAAGCCTCCGTTACATGGTGGAGGATCTCCTGAAGGCAGGACACTTGAAACAATATATCCGAACAGTCCCTCAAGGTGAAGAATCTCCCCGTAATCGAGGCACACGCGCCCCAGCAGCTCCTGTTAGGGCAATGATCAACTGTATATACGGAGGACCCTTGGATGACGAGTACAGTTCCAAAAGGAAAAGGCAGAGACTGCTACGAGCAGCTACGGTTCGAGAACACGTGAGCTCCATCCGACCAAGATTAGCCAATGGGAGCACCCATCCCATAGATGGAACCATTGTCTTCCCCGCTATAGATCCAACCCGAGTGCTGCAACCACACCGGGATGCTCTCGTCCTAACAATAGGGGTGGGAGACTACGACGTGAAAAGAATCCCGATCGATCTAGGCAGCTCCGCGGACTTACTGTAG
- the LOC117905517 gene encoding laccase-14-like has protein sequence MVDHGKTYLLHIINAALNEALFFSIAKHKMTVVGTDGSYTKPLTRDYVTIYPGQTYDVLLEANQHPDHYYMAAKTYSSAPIGPNAFDNTTTTAIVQYRGYYTPSSPPFLPYFPAYNDTNASVQVMAGLRSLADAEHPCNVPLSPSTKLIYTISMNSFLCPNNSCGGPNGTRFSASINNISFQSPTIDILQAYYYNISGVYGDKFPSVPPLVFDFTNDILPLEYRLLFKGQA, from the coding sequence ATGGTGGATCATGGAAAGACCTATCTACTTCACATAATCAATGCTGCCTTAAACGAGgctctcttcttctccattgcCAAGCATAAAATGACAGTGGTTGGAACAGATGGTAGCTACACGAAACCATTGACACGAGATTATGTCACAATATATCCTGGCCAAACCTACGATGTCTTACTAGAAGCTAACCAACACCCGGATCACTATTACATGGCAGCTAAAACTTATTCCAGTGCCCCGATAGGTCCTAATGCTTTTGATAACACAACCACCACAGCTATTGTACAGTACAGGGGATATTACACTCCATCTTCACCTCCCTTCTTACCTTATTTTCCTgcatacaatgacacaaatgcaTCGGTTCAGGTCATGGCTGGCCTCCGAAGCTTAGCAGATGCGGAACATCCTTGCAATGTTCCATTGAGCCCGAGCACTAAACTGATTTACACTATTTCCATGAACTCATTCCTCTGCCCCAATAATTCATGTGGAGGGCCCAATGGGACGCGGTTCTCCGCAAGTATAAACAACATAAGCTTCCAATCTCCTACCATTGACATACTACAAGCTTACTATTATAACATTAGTGGTGTATATGGAGATAAATTTCCTAGCGTTCCACCACTGGTGTTCGATTTTACCAATGATATTCTTCCCTTGGAGTATAGATTGTTGTTCAAGGGACAAGCTTGA